The sequence below is a genomic window from Macadamia integrifolia cultivar HAES 741 chromosome 1, SCU_Mint_v3, whole genome shotgun sequence.
GCCGAAGAAAGATACAAAGGATTCAATACAATGTAGAAGGGAAGAGGAATATAATTATaaggaaaatgttgggtatgccgccgatatcaagtaagCTAGCATCCATtgtttctatctctctcttctctttttctgaaatgaccttcatatccttcctgaatgatactccatcatgtgatcctattggtgctatccactaacatacttgatatcagcggcatacctatccctttCCTTTAATTATATATTGTCTTTGATAGGTTTGATAGTTGGGAAGGACCAAAGGAGGAGAGTGTGTTAAGTCTGTGTAGTACTACGGGAAAAAGAtgtttggggggtgggggagctGATGTTGCCATTTTCGGACCAATTAATGCTGGAAGCTAACATTCCATAAGATCATGGTCGGATCtcagcatctctctctctctctctctcgctctctctctctctctctctctctctctctctcttatgtttCAATTCCCACattatctttctcttttctccaacATCGCCCTGGGTTTTCTAGACGTTGAGAATTGAGAGAGAAGGCAAAGAGACAACCACCCTCTTGATGTTTCAAATGACTTTCTAGTGATCACTTGTTGACACCCACAAAGAAAGAATCTTGGAAACTACTAAGTGCTATTTCCCTAGTCCATCACCTTAGAGATCGGATGGTCAATGCTTgaatttggacaatattctattttaatgaaaaatttcatccgtgcccttgtcttttccttttctttttttttttttcatttttttttcttttcctttcttattttttctcttcaacttaCGCACAacacacaccacaactcaccaactacgctaggtagttattgttaccaaaaatgaatcttcaatcacttaagggtgtggtccatcgatccttgttggcatttggaatattccttatatccTTGGGACAACTATagatgggttggttctgcatttGGGTTCAGTTCTGAtgcattattctttttctggcccaaaaaagaataatcacttgctcagaatttcatcctcttcacaatcatgaaaagaaacaggacctctttatgtgtataattggagatataacgcccgatagtctttaaggccttgaaaatataaaatctgtaaaaagaaaataaaacctaaGGTAACTCAATTCTAAAtgtgtaaaatgcatgttttactaccctagatttcacaaataaatgtgctcattagtcAATGTCCCCTGATGTCCCATGTCCTCTTCTTAATAAAACCCATATGCAGTAAGCCAGCAAATTATATACCCACAATCAGATCCACACAGGTATCATGGGCGACCAAGGGCCTTTTGAtgtcatttttaatttttgggtacaatttttttatttttatttgaagagAGGATTCTTTGAGCAAGAAAAAATTAAGTACGTATACTTCCCTAATCCATCAGAGATCATATATTGAAGGATAGTtaaatcatttcatgtgaaaaagaaaacaaagaggtGCTAGTACACTCTAGAGTAGCTGTGTAACCAATGAACTCGATACAAACAGACTATTTAATAAGTGGTCTGATTTTAGCCGTAACATTCAAAATTTTTGGATATTTAATGGTCTGATTCTCATGGCAATAAACCGATGGTCCTTGACAGACTAATTAGGAAAATTTCAAACCAGACcgaattgaagagagagagagagagagatctaatttaaacaaataattaaacTATAAATGCAATATGCAACAATAGACTTACACTTAAGTGTAGGGAAAATCTTGTTGTGACAAAGGTTGGTGAAAACAAAACACGTAGTttattttttgcctttttaatataagaaaaatttCTTAACAAAGATAATTATATTATTTCACATAAATGTTGTattaaataacttaaaaaaattttaaaactctTTCTACCTATACACTAAATATtgcattaaataattttttagaataAAACAATAAGCAAACAAGATAACttttgaaataaaacaaaagacgATTAAAAAAGGTTATAACTTCTTAGTTCGCCACTTTGGTGACAACAAGTTATACTTTTACTTGCATTGAAATTATTGAATGAAATAAGTTATAACTTGTTTTGGATAACAAACAAATTACACTTGTTTAAATTGATATTTTACTTTTAATTGCATTGAAATTATTGAACGAAATATGTAAAAGTATTTTCTATCCAGGAAATAGAAAGATAACGTaatctattttttaatttctatttaacCTTTATTTATCATCTATCTTTCAAATATAAAACTTAGAGTTATACCAAATATcgatataaataaataaaaaaaaaaaaagcactaaATTAGTAATGGAAATCAAACGAAAGACAATTATCCCTCAGTGGATAGATTTAATATGGGtgtcaaaagaaggaaaaaaattaaaagtttaATCATTTACGAGATATTCGACCACCCTTTTAGGTTTAGTATTGTGTTGCAATAAGCATCAATGGTAATGACTCATTTAATACCTGAAGGATTAAAATTGTGTAACTGATATTTGTGgcactaccttttttttttttttttgaaaaactttCATGGTTACAAATGGAGAAAAAGAATGGTTCTTTAGATATATTTTCCAAAGAAATTTTTGCACTGAAATGGAATAAGATAATTGACTTCTtaataccaaacacaaccataTTTGAAGTCTCAGTTAATTAAATGGAGATTAGGGTTTCCAAATAAGAGGAAATACAGGTTCTGTGCTTCCAAGTTCCTCCAACCATGTGAGGGTTTGTTTTAGTTGTCTGTGAAACATCCTTTATACTGGTCCAATGAAAGTTGTCAATGAAGAGGAAATTGAAAGAAATTTGAGgtgtttggagagagagagagagacagagagagacagagagagagagagaaacagctACATCATGATCACCTCATCATATCAGGCTGGGACTGTAAGCCTTTGTCTAACTACGTCTAGTGTTGTCAATTTTTGGTTGCAGAAGAGGCTATGTACCTGACTTTCCTCtgtctatcttcttctcccttctgcCAAATCACAATCCTCTCTGTTCATTCCATTCccttatattttaatttatttttcttattcatGTGCTTCTGCTAAAACTCCCAATTTTGGAAACCTCAATATCTGAGAAAAGGCTCATTTTTGGTCAAGTGGGGGGCCCATTGGATGGTTCAAATTAATGGCCTATCCATGAACCCACTCCTCCAAGGTGTTTGCAACTATATAAtgcaatttgggttttttttcttttttgggtaaaatgcgatttgggttttaggttgaGAACTCTAGGTCTATGCTGAGGTCTTAGTTTGAACCCGGCCTGATATATGTCCCATCCCTACCCCAGCCAGGCTGGGCTAGGTCCTGGGTTTTCAACAACCTAGCCCATCCGAGCCCAATTGAACCgataaaatcaatttaaaagCAGTCAATTGAACCAATCCAAATCGAAACAGATTAAACCCACAAAGCGGAAATAAAAATATCTTAATTAAACTGAACGAAGAAACTAAAATTCTCAAATCAACTGTTCAAGGCATAAAATTTAAAACAGTAGTAATATCTCTCACAAATAAATCAAACTAATTGATCATCCAAAGCATGGTGATAATAGAGAACCTATGGCCGTTGATCATCCAAAGCATGGTGATAATCCTGCAAATCAGAAAACTCATTGATCTGATGCAGTGGCGGTGCAAAATAGGGATGCATCATTGGCTGCATATTTGGAGAGAAGTAGCAAGGCAAGGACCCTCCACCAGTATTATTGTGCATGGCTTTCTCATCACAACTTGGTAACATGGGATTATAATAGATCTGACCAGACATCGAAGTCATCATCGCCGCAGGATGATAAGGCATAATGCTACTAGATGTACCATAGCAGTTCCCAAGAGATGGATCCAAGGGAACATGATAATCAATGGACAAATGGTGGCGATTATGATCTGGTGGCTTGTAACTTGAGAGTGGCTGGTGGTGATGaagcatctgcatctgcatctgcatatgAATGTCATCCATTGTAGTTGTATTAGAAAAATCCATGTAAGAAGGAGGTGGGTTTTGATTTATGACTGGGACAGAGTATCCAATCAATCCAGTAACATCATTTAAGACGCTATGATTTCCTTCATTGAGATCAATCATCAGCTTCACGAGTTCAAGCTTCGAATCAAGGGATGCAATGAGGTTCTTGAGTTGATCCTCAGAGAGATTGTTGATACGGTCATCCCATGTAGGGTACTTACCCTTATCTTTGTGTAGCCTTAACTCAGCTAACTTGGTTCGAACCTTCTTGGTTTGGTCTTCTAAGAATTCAGGGATACCTATGTGACGCTTCCCTGGTCCCTCTGAGCTACTGTTTCTGAACTGTTCGATGATGTTAAGGACATCCTCACGGTTCTCTGGCCATGTCTCTGGCTCCACAAAGCGGTCACCTTGCTTGGGCCCTAAGATGATCAAGCAAGCATCGACGCCACAGAGCGTGGAGAACTCATAGGTCTTCTTCTTTAgacccttctttctcttctggAACGTGGTGTTGCGAGATCTTTCCTTGGCGATGAGTTCTAACTTCACTTTCGCACGACCCATCTTCGTTCAGTCAATTCAACAAACAGTTAATGATCAGAACTAAGCTTCACTAGTTTAATGAGATTAAGAAGAATCGAAATCAAGTTTCTTGTGGCAAAACTGTAAATAGTATAACAGTGTAGGGTATTTTTAAAATcagaaaaatggaaactaaatttAAATCCAAGCTTCCCGAAATCTTCTGAAAcctcaaaatagaaaccaagTGAAAATACACCTAAACACCATTGGGCTTATAAAATGggccaaataaaaataaaaattgaagaacAATCAGTCCAGAACCCAAATAGCCCATTGGGTACGTAATCTCAACGGTCAGTGCCGATTTCCAGTACGATTTTGCCGGAATCAATCAAATCGGCCGGAAACTGTAAGAAATCATCTGAATCGGTTAGTGCTGATTCCAATACAAATTGACCGATTCGAGCCATccgattccaatttttgaaaccatggtatAGTATGGTATACAACTGACCCATCTACCAGCAAGTGAGAGTGAAAGAGATTGCTTCCATTAACAATCGACCAAGAGGAGCTACCAAGTCAgagaaacgagagagagagagagagagagagagagagagagagagaggtgaacaTACCAGAGGAAAGGCGACTTCTCTTGGGGAAGATGTGGTTCTTCAATGGAGAATGGATGTATCTTGCCTTGAGACTTTACTCCTCCATCCATGGTATTTAATGATCCTCTATGGCAAGATTTTgttcaaaaaggaaagtaaataattCCGTTGTTTGCCAATCAAAATATTCGGTTAATATTTTTGAATCTTTGATAAAAATACGTGGGGAGGCAACATGCATGGAGAGTGGGATTTCTTCCACTATTTCAATCTAAATTTCCTTAATTTTAATATGGAAATAAATCTCAATCAAATCTAAGTCTTGGGAAGGAATCTCTATCCAATCTTGTTGATCATCCTTATTTTCTTTCGAAAttttaaccttaaaaaaaattaaaaaattgaaagctTGAGCCCAGACACAATGAGAGATGAAATGACTGTCCCATCCCTTATAAAAAGTGAAAATCTCACACATGTTGATGATTTTACTTGTGCTCTCATTGGGCCTGCGCTAGTGTAAGGGCTACACTGCTATTTAGAGAATTCTCACCTCAAAATAAAAacgcttattttctttcatgaaaataatattacctttttatcaaaaaaaaaatgaaaaaaatactaCATGATAGTGTGGACCTTGTGCCCAAACACATAAGGGTGCAAAACTATAGTGATTTACAAAAAACCTCTTACACTGTAGAGGGATGGTACAGTTCATCCCTGCCCTTCCATCTTCATTCGGAGCAAGTTCTTTCATTTGGAGCAATGCGGCTGAGAGTGACAAAAAAAGTTGCACTTGAAATTCTTAtttaaaatccaacaaaagaatttttaaatgataaattttCATAGTTAAACTTGTCCCTGGCCATCATGGTATTGATTATTTGATAGCTCAGACAATAGGAGTCAATGAGCAAGCTAGTGCCATATGGGAAGAGAGTTGATTGTGAACATTGGTTGAAGAGCAAGCGCCATGAATATCATTGGAGATAAATTAGCAGACACCTCAAATGTTAACTAATCAATTTATTCGGAATTATCAAAAATTGTGAATCCTTATTTTTATggatattttaattaattttcgtGCTCgcaaattatattttttctttatttttcataaatttgtgtgtatatatattttcGATTGTTTAGGTTATTTTGATATGAAATGAAAACTCTGAATGTTTGCATCTTTGTCTtgtaaaaataagaaaaaaaatcatacttttAGTGACACTTTTAACGGACTTGGACCCTCTCAAGTGCATCTAGCGTGCATTGGACATCTAGCCTCACACACCCCTGGCTATCGGATGCACACTGGACATACTGGTGCACTTGAGATGATCTCGTTCCTGGTTTAACCACCACATAAAATTAACAATGTGAAAGAGTTTTCACTACAATATATTAACTGACCTAAAAGTAAAATAATGGAGTAGTTACAAGGATTGTAATATAATCTGTTATTATTAATGACTATGAGTTTAGTGGCGATTTTATATAAGTGTTGATGTAGTGACCCTTTACCAGCAGCTAATAACTACAGCTAAATATTATCTTTATCGATGATTTTTCTTCCAGTGCTAAATGGTTAACCTAGTGTACTTTGTGAGGGGGTAACTATTTGCAACACTTTAATATATATTTGCCgcaaaagaattaaaatttaGTGACACTTTATTTACCATCACTAAAACCCATCTCAATAAGGTATAATCATGGGCGACTGTTAATTAAAACCACCTTTAAGCAACAGTTGTGACACATTTAGCACGAATTTGTAACCgtctttttttactttcactAAATCCTTTTGCCGTGCTTTTAGAATCTTAAAAAGTCGTATTTAGTACTTCTTAAACCAAAGTTTCTTGTAATGGAACTACTTGAAATATGTGATTTGAAGAATGAGTAAGAGTTTTTAAGATTCCTTGTATATAAAAGAGAAATGTGGAAATATTGATGATGAAGCCTCTCTTGCCTGCTGAAATTTTTGAATGAAGAGGGACTCAACTAAAGGCATAAAAGGCATAAAAGTTAAAACacaaaaagaaatcaaattaaTATTAATGAAATCTTCTTCTCCTTAGATTACAAATTATATCCATATGAATACTAACATTTAaggcccatttgataatgttttaagaaacgcgtttctgtcgtttctgtttccagaaacagtagaaacggagcaaaaagcgtttaataaaactgtttcgtttcacttatttttagaaatagaaatagaaatttttatttatttatggttcaagaaacgacccaggcgaaacaagttgaacttgtttcaacttgttttgccgtttctggaaacgacttgtggtaattttttcactggttactattgacttctaaaaacatgacttatcaaacaccttcaattccgtttctgtttctagaaacggaaatttatgtttctgccgtttcttgaaacagaaacggcagaaacgttatcaaacgggcccttaattcATCTAACCATTAATCATCCCCACTCCTAAGTTCTACCTCCTCATAAAAGATAgaataaaatacaaatttggGATGATAAAAAAGGTAGCAGCGAGCCAATTCTATAAacaaaaagataataaagaTATTATCTTTTGTTCCCAAATAAATAATCTTgtcaaaaacataagaaaatatgaaaaaaaaaaaaaaaaatcttttgttttctcttctaaTGTTAAGTTGTTaaccaaacatatatatatatatatatattttctcaccatgtaatttattttcttcttctttttctttttcttttcttctctaggctaccaaacatagccttgaCGAAAATTCAATCCTGAAACCCAAAGATGAAGAAAGAGTCTTAAGCTGATCCACAGATAAATTGTTTATACGGTCATCCCATGTAGAGTACTTGGTCTTCTTGTTGATTTCCTGCAACTCGATCAATTCTCTGCGAAGCTTCTTAATTCGACCCTTGTAGAATTCATTGAGGACTATCTGTCTAATCCCTTTTCCCTTTGTAGCTATGCATTTCTTTCTATACCGATCAATGATGTTGAGGACATCTTCGCGATTCTCCGGCCAAGTCTCTGCTGGTTCACCTTGATTGGGCCCGTAGATGATCAAGCATGCTTCAACGTCACAAAGTGTAGAGACGTCGCAGATCTTCTTCCTTAACACTTCTTTCTCCCCTGGAAAGCGTCATTTCGAGATCATTCATTCGGAATGagttctaatttcagtttcatgTTCTCCCTCTTTTACTTCACTTGTTCAGTCAAAGAAGTATACAACTCGGAAAGAAAGATTTAATAGAGAAAGTAGATAAACAGAGTCACATGGAGCAATTCCGCTCAATTTCAAAAACCCAGATTTGAAAACCTTTGAAATGGAATTGTTCACTCTTCAACAACCCATGAACAATCCTGAAGAACTCCAGAGAATTTGAAGAGAACCCAATAAAGAAAACCAGATTCACCTGTCACATAATGTTCAAACTACAGACAATCCTGTACATAACTCAAATGTCGAAGTTGAGGTAGAAAAGAAAGATCAAGACttgtaagaaaccgaaacaaaaGATAAATTTATGGCCCATTAATCAAGAGGTGAAGATTatatttgagattccaaatcaagccaTTAGCCTCAGATTGAACAGTTCACTCCCAATTTTTTCTGTAAGATTTTTCTGTGAGTAGGTATgcacctaagaaaaaaaaattttaaatggcAATTAATAACCATTTTCTTGGAAGAAAGAACATTACCCAATAGTGTATTTTTATGCTTAGAACCTTAGAAACAATGGGAGTGAAAAAGAACGTGCTGGCCTGCTTTGAAGATGCTAGTGCATGTTCTTCCATTGGCCATGCCCACTTGCACGTACCTGTGCTTCCGGGTAGCATTCTACTCTTCTATTTTCATATACTTAACCAGAATTTTTCCATTATTACTCAAAGAGTCTTTAACACAAACAAGAAACTCTATTGAAATCACAAAGTATTCAATATGGTACTTGCATTAAATTCCATCTCGTCTATCAAActaataatgaaattttttcttctcttaaatcacGAATGAATCAATATAGTACTTACATTTAAGTCATCTAACAATTAATCATATCCCATCCACTTCAAAGTTCTACCTTTTCAAAAAAGATAAACTACAACGGCAAAATTGGGATAGTCAGAGCTGTGGTCAGATCTATAGACTAAAATAACAATAGAGAATCTATGGCCATTGATCATCCAAAGAATGGTGAAACTCATTGATCTGATGCAGCTGTGGTGTAAAATAGGGATGTATCATTGCTTGCATGTTTGATGAGAAGTAGCAAGGATGCACCAGTCCTCCTCCGGCATTGTTGGCCATGGTCATCTCATCAATAGTTGCCAACATGGGATTGTAACAGATCAGATTGGGCATCGGAGCAACCATAGCCGTAGGATGATCGTAAGGGATAATACTACTAGATGTACCATAGTGAATTCCCATGCAATCCTGATCGTTGATCAATGATGTAGTTTGGTAGACAAGAGATGGATCCAAATTATAGTGCTGGTGGTCCTGATGGTGTAGGTCATCACAATGAGGAGGAAGGTTTTGATTCAATGGTGGGTTTGAGCATTCCATCAACCTTGTGACCTCATCCAAGACATAGTAGTTTCCTTCATTGAGATCAATCATCCCCTCAACGAATTCAATCTTGGAATCTAAGGATGCAGCAAGAGTCTTGAGCTGATCAACAGAGAAACTGCCTATATGGTCATCCCAGTTAGGGTACTTAGTCTTGTTATTGCTTTCCTGCAACTCAGCCAACTCTTTACTTAGCTTCTTAATTTGATCCTCATAGAATTCATGAAGGCCTATGTGTtgagtctttctttcctttgtaGCTTTGCAATTCTCTTTAAACCGATCGATGATTTTGAAGACATCTTCACGATCCTCTGGCCAAGTCTCTGGTTCAGTACCTTTCATGGGTCCGAAGGTGATCAAACATGCTTCAACATCACATAGTGTGGAGAACTCAGAGATCATCTTCTTTAAACTGTTGTTTCTCTTATGGAAAGTGGTGTTGCGAGATCTTTCCTTCTTAATGAGTTCATACTTCCTTTTCGCACGACCCATCTTCAACCTCTATTACTTCACCCTGTTCAGTCAATTTATCGAACAAATAATGATCAAATTTCTGACTAAATGAAGAACCATAGGCCTTCAAAAGCAACTAAAAGGAACTCTTAAAACCCAGAGAAGGCAAGTGATAAACAGAGTCAAGAACAGCAATTATTCTGATTAATTTCAAAAACCCAGATTCATATACCTTTGAAAAGGAATAATGACTGAAAAAGCCAAAGAAAATTGGAGCTGTTCACTTCTCAATAACCGGAACAACCCTCAAAGAACTCCAGaggaaaaccctaaacaaagTTGGGATAGAACAGAAGGATCAAGACCTGCAATCAGCGAATCCAAAACCCCTTCACGCGTTAACTTTACAGAATTGTGGAGTGAAAACGGACGAGGATTTTTATAACGTTAATGTCCGAACGATcataaagtttccttttttttcaaatacctttaaagtgttttatttttattttggtaactaTAACCTTTAAGTTCAAAATCCCATTTAAAAGATCGTTCGTTAATTAGAAAGTGGGTTTTTTGGGTGTCAATGGATcggatcggttcggttcggtctaGTTTTAGTTGCGTTGAATCGGCTTTGGGGTGTGACCGTGTGAATGGGTGAAtcgaaaatcaaaccaatataGCGTTTCTATCATGGAAGAATGTATTCTAGACCAAAAAGCATTTTGAAAATGagtaccaaacacagcctagcTTTGATTATATTTTAGGGAtccattataatttttttttttttttcttggcttcaCCTTAAAGTCACCTTAGTCATCAAGCTCTTCTACAATTTATAGCTTGTGGATGACTTCTTTGTTTCTCCAATATCAACAAATATAATCAAAATTtagtcttcttttatttatatttttaataatactTAGGGGGCATTGGCATTGTTCAgtgttaaaaattaaaatatctttGCCTCCTCTTTTGGTGGTTTACTATTGTTATATTGTAATAACACGTGGTCTTGTATGTGAGGATGTCTCCATTTTTCTGCACATGAATATAGATTccttttcttaccaaaaaaataaaaagaaaaagataaatgtGATGAGATTACAAAACATTAATCAAGTTAATATCAACTCAATTAGATACATAATCCCAAAAACACTCATAACACTGGTTgaagttccaacttccaactatACCGAGAAGCTTTTCAATctggcaccgtttgacaacgtttctggacacagaaacataaattcactTTTTTGGGAATAGAAAcggatttttgggtgtttgataaaccttgttttttAAAACGTTTTTCACACACGTTACTATTTAATAACCAGCGCCCTTTATAGCTATTCGATCCTTTCCACAGATGCATTTTAGGGTTCAATAGAACTTGGGAAGAACAGGGGCGTACCTTGCAGAAGATTGGAGAGCAGCAAAGGGATATGGGAACCGAAACTTGATCTAGCGAATTTGAGGTCGCAATAAGGTTTTTGAAGGTCGACGAGAGGTATCGAAAAGTTATCTTGCAGATTTGTAGAAAATCGACAGTTGCTTTACCCTTTCACGAGTTGCAGAAACTTTACGAGTTGGGAAGTGATAAGACTACTCATCGAATTGGAGAGGGTTCACAAGGGTAGCAGATTCACAAGACTTGCAGAAGAGATTCGAAGCATGAGGTTGCAGAGGAGTACCTCCATTGCTGTTCTTTACTTGAGAAGAGAAGCGTGATGAAGGGAGATTGACGAAAGTCTGAGCACTAATCATTTAGGCACTTTTATCGGGCACGGGGGTAAATAATTTGGGCACAACTCGTTTCCTGAAACACAGAAACGAATTAAACTTGTTTCATCTAGGGCGTTTCTAGAAccataaatttttataaatttatatttccaattctaaaaacagaagaaatgaaacacttttaccaaacactttttaccccatttctccatttttaaaaacaaaaaatgtaaaaacaCATTTCTaggaacgttatcaaacagtgcctgattttataagagaaaatagaagatcaGTTTCAGTCGAACCAACAATCAGATTTTGTAATTATCATCGATGCAGATAGAAAGTCCTCAATCATACTTGAAGGTTGAAGCTGATCGATTACAAATACCTAATCTACAGATTCACTTTGCTATTTAAACAAAGCATGCACGTGACATAGATCGATGTCAACTCAATTAAATACCATCATCCCAGAAGCACTCATAATGTTGGCtgaggttccaacttccaactatACTGAGAAGCTTTTCAAACTAGATCTAATAACCTCATTATTTCAAGAATCAGAATCGGGAATTAGATATCATCCATGGATGGATGCCCATCGCACCGCCACAGTCACTGTAGAGAATAATTTTTTCATGGCATAATCCCAGAAGCACTCAAAAAACTTAATGCATTAACGTTTGGATCGGAGACACCACCGCACTCAATGCAGAGGATAATTCTTTCATGGCATCATCCCAGAAGCACTCAGAAAGCTTAATTCATTAATGTTTGGATCAGAGACGTAAAATAAATTGCACTCCAACTATTGGAGGGTCAAACGCAAATGTAAGCAGTCTTAACCCTTTGCTTCGCAAGAGGCTGGTTTCCATTTTCGAACCTTCGAGAAACAGGTTGctatagtgcaacttaaccattgtgccATAGGATCATGGTGATCACCAACTAATAAATGCACCCTAACATTCCATTAAAAATACCTTAATagagaaaagatatgcatatacACTTAAAGCCAAGTTTTAGCATACAGGGCCATACAATCCATTTTCAGATCAATGAAGAAGATCCACGCCCCTCAAAAAGCGAATATCCATATTATAACTAGGCAATTGAACTGTAAAGTAGAGCACAATAATCCAGCAAGGAA
It includes:
- the LOC122072881 gene encoding agamous-like MADS-box protein AGL82, yielding MGRAKVKLELIAKERSRNTTFQKRKKGLKKKTYEFSTLCGVDACLIILGPKQGDRFVEPETWPENREDVLNIIEQFRNSSSEGPGKRHIGIPEFLEDQTKKVRTKLAELRLHKDKGKYPTWDDRINNLSEDQLKNLIASLDSKLELVKLMIDLNEGNHSVLNDVTGLIGYSVPVINQNPPPSYMDFSNTTTMDDIHMQMQMQMLHHHQPLSSYKPPDHNRHHLSIDYHVPLDPSLGNCYGTSSSIMPYHPAAMMTSMSGQIYYNPMLPSCDEKAMHNNTGGGSLPCYFSPNMQPMMHPYFAPPLHQINEFSDLQDYHHALDDQRP
- the LOC122058270 gene encoding agamous-like MADS-box protein AGL103; the protein is MEEHALASSKQASTFFFTPIVSKVNLVFFIGFSSNSLEFFRIVHGLLKSEQFHFKGEKEVLRKKICDVSTLCDVEACLIIYGPNQGEPAETWPENREDVLNIIDRYRKKCIATKGKGIRQIVLNEFYKGRIKKLRRELIELQEINKKTKYSTWDDRINNLSVDQLKTLSSSLGFRIEFSSRLCLVA
- the LOC122083157 gene encoding uncharacterized protein LOC122083157, yielding MGRAKRKYELIKKERSRNTTFHKRNNSLKKMISEFSTLCDVEACLITFGPMKGTEPETWPEDREDVFKIIDRFKENCKATKERKTQHIGLHEFYEDQIKKLSKELAELQESNNKTKYPNWDDHIGSFSVDQLKTLAASLDSKIEFVEGMIDLNEGNYYVLDEVTRLMECSNPPLNQNLPPHCDDLHHQDHQHYNLDPSLVYQTTSLINDQDCMGIHYGTSSSIIPYDHPTAMVAPMPNLICYNPMLATIDEMTMANNAGGGLVHPCYFSSNMQAMIHPYFTPQLHQINEFHHSLDDQWP